In Bradyrhizobium lablabi, one DNA window encodes the following:
- a CDS encoding alpha/beta fold hydrolase, translating into MYLDRMFCFCACDAQVVEWGREAMPYVDADGARLYVEDSGHGDPIIFIHEFASDLRGWEAQLRHFSRGYRCIAYNARGYPPSDVPEDAVLYGWECAADDIAALMRGLSIERAHLVGLSTGGYAALQFGLRYPEKVGAIVAASVGSGSHPTQRDDWLRETSVLARIFIDHGMAAVAERMARGPARIQLKYKDPRSWQEFVARLRQLSTQGLAHTMARCQAVRPSLHDLRDKFAEMTIPVLLAVGDEDATCLETNLMLKSVLPNAGLWICPNTGHGINLEEPTAFMSHLNQERADAELFRLDLK; encoded by the coding sequence TTGTATCTCGATCGAATGTTCTGCTTCTGCGCGTGCGATGCGCAGGTTGTGGAATGGGGACGAGAAGCGATGCCATATGTCGATGCTGATGGGGCGAGGCTTTACGTCGAGGACAGCGGCCACGGCGACCCGATCATCTTCATCCATGAATTCGCTTCCGACCTCCGTGGATGGGAAGCCCAGCTTCGCCATTTCTCGCGCGGCTACCGTTGCATTGCCTATAACGCTAGGGGCTATCCGCCAAGCGATGTCCCCGAAGATGCCGTCTTGTATGGTTGGGAATGCGCGGCCGACGACATCGCCGCCCTGATGCGAGGTCTTTCGATCGAACGCGCCCATCTAGTGGGACTAAGCACGGGCGGTTATGCTGCCCTGCAATTCGGGCTGCGCTATCCCGAGAAAGTCGGCGCCATCGTTGCGGCCAGCGTGGGGTCGGGTTCTCATCCCACCCAGCGGGACGATTGGTTGCGGGAAACTTCCGTTCTTGCGCGGATCTTCATCGATCATGGGATGGCGGCCGTGGCCGAGCGGATGGCGCGGGGGCCGGCTCGCATCCAGTTGAAATACAAGGATCCGAGAAGCTGGCAAGAATTCGTCGCTCGTCTGCGCCAGCTTTCGACGCAGGGCTTGGCGCACACGATGGCGCGCTGTCAAGCCGTGCGGCCGTCATTGCACGATTTGCGCGACAAATTCGCTGAAATGACGATCCCGGTATTGCTCGCCGTGGGTGACGAGGACGCCACCTGTCTCGAAACCAACTTGATGCTCAAATCCGTGCTGCCCAATGCCGGGCTATGGATCTGCCCCAATACCGGCCATGGCATCAATCTGGAAGAGCCCACGGCGTTCATGTCCCATCTCAATCAGGAGCGGGCCGATGCTGAATTGTTTCGCCTGGATCTGAAGTGA